From the Manis javanica isolate MJ-LG chromosome 11, MJ_LKY, whole genome shotgun sequence genome, one window contains:
- the LOC140844380 gene encoding RNA-binding motif protein, X-linked-like-2: MVEADRPGKLFIGGLNPDTDEKALDAAFGKYGPLSEVLLMKDRETSESRGFAFITFESPADAKAAARDMNRKSLDGKVIKVAQATRPVFESGRRGAPPPPSSRGRPRGLREARGGGGGLRRTPSRGGPADHGCYAGDFDPRPPRAPMPLKRGPPRRAGPPPKRAAPSGPARSGDGGMRWRVPAARGLDGYAGPLRREAYLGPREGYAPRDGYSSREYASARDSRDFAPSPREYTCRDYGHSSARDDWPSRSFGERDGYGRDRDYADHPGGSSYRGPLESYGDSRSAAPAPARGPPPSYGGGGRYDEYRASSPDAYGGGRSDRYSRGRDRVGRAGRGLSPTVERLCPPPRDAYSRSGRQAPRGSRPESGAGRSRY; this comes from the coding sequence ATGGTTGAAGCCGACCGTCCTGGGAAGCTGTTTATTGGCGGGCTCAACCCCGACACCGATGAGAAAGCCCTCGACGCCGCGTTTGGCAAGTATGGCCCCCTCAGCGAGGTGCTCTTGATGAAAGACCGCGAAACCAGCGAGTCCAGGGGCTTCGCGTTCATCACCTTTGAGAGCCCCGCCGACGCCAAGGCCGCCGCCAGAGACATGAACCGCAAGTCCCTGGATGGTAAGGTCATCAAGGTGGCCCAGGCCACCAGGCCGGTGTTTGAGAGCGGCCGCCGgggcgcgccgccgccgcccagcAGCCGCGGTCGCCCGAGGGGCCTGCGCGAGGCccgcgggggcggcggcggcctGCGGCGCACCCCCTCCCGGGGCGGGCCGGCCGACCACGGCTGCTACGCGGGGGATTTCGATCCGCGGCCCCCCAGGGCCCCGATGCCCTTGAAGCGTGGGCCGCCGCGCAGGGCCGGGCCGCCGCCCAAGAGGGCCGCGCCGTCAGGGCCCGCTCGCAGCGGCGACGGGGGAATGCGCTGGCGGGTCCCGGCCGCGCGGGGCCTAGACGGCTACGCGGGCCCGCTGCGCCGCGAAGCTTACCTGGGCCCCCGGGAGGGCTACGCGCCCAGAGACGGCTACTCGAGCCGAGAGTACGCGAGCGCCCGCGACTCCCGCGACTTCGCGCCCTCGCCCAGGGAGTACACCTGTCGCGACTACGGCCACTCCAGCGCCCGCGACGACTGGCCGTCGAGAAGCTTCGGCGAGCGAGACGGCTACGGCCGCGATCGTGACTACGCGGATCATCCGGGCGGAAGCTCCTACCGAGGCCCCTTGGAGAGTTATGGGGACTCGCGCAgcgccgcgcccgcgcccgcgcggGGGCCCCCGCCATCTTACGGCGGAGGCGGACGCTACGACGAGTACCGGGCCTCCTCGCCCGACGCCTACGGCGGCGGCCGCAGCGACCGCTACTCGAGGGGCCGCGACCGGGTGGGCAGGGCCGGCCGCGGGCTCTCGCCGACGGTGGAGAGGCTGTGTCCGCCGCCGCGCGATGCGTACAGCCGGTCGGGCCGCCAGGCCCCCCGCGGAAGCCGCCCGGAGAGCGGGGCTGGTCGGAGCAGATACTAA